Proteins from a single region of Chlamydia buteonis:
- a CDS encoding cell division protein FtsQ, producing the protein MVRSFIKMLFSPGPRYSLSYAFLCIFLSILIFIPTIHWLLFPETFLFPTTKALPIKNIFLISSSPSRIPEAIFSETLQLSADYPTFLHQFTIKQAEAKLKDLGIFSSVSIKKVPDNKGIIIFYALHTPIGYLGNQTNTLINHSGERFPCQPFFKTQKLPKIFFPQKDVESSILPLWKIDIASLLIEELKEDPPVIIDLSLTDIYPMEITVSLSSGNLLRFQYYTIHEGLKNYHLSQYSTVMQSRDCHIYDLRFPCHLLLSKL; encoded by the coding sequence ATGGTAAGAAGCTTTATAAAAATGCTTTTTTCTCCTGGACCAAGATATTCTCTATCTTACGCATTCCTATGTATTTTCCTTAGCATCCTAATTTTTATTCCTACCATTCATTGGCTTTTGTTTCCCGAGACTTTTTTATTTCCCACAACAAAAGCTCTTCCCATTAAAAATATTTTCCTTATTTCTTCATCTCCTTCTAGAATTCCTGAGGCTATTTTTTCAGAGACATTACAATTATCAGCAGACTATCCTACTTTCCTACATCAATTTACAATTAAGCAAGCAGAAGCGAAGTTAAAAGATCTAGGGATATTTTCTTCGGTATCTATAAAAAAAGTCCCAGACAACAAAGGAATCATCATCTTTTATGCTTTACACACCCCTATAGGCTATTTAGGCAACCAAACAAATACTTTAATTAACCATTCCGGGGAACGCTTCCCTTGCCAACCTTTTTTTAAAACTCAAAAACTTCCTAAGATTTTTTTCCCACAAAAAGATGTAGAATCTTCTATTTTACCTTTATGGAAAATAGACATTGCATCTCTCCTAATTGAAGAACTCAAAGAAGATCCGCCTGTGATTATTGATTTGTCTCTTACGGATATATACCCTATGGAAATAACCGTTTCCTTATCTTCTGGAAATCTTCTAAGGTTTCAATACTACACAATACATGAAGGATTAAAAAATTATCACCTCTCTCAATATAGTACTGTGATGCAATCTAGAGACTGTCACATTTACGATTTAAGATTCCCCTGCCATCTATTATTAAGTAAGCTATGA